One stretch of Rhodoferax lithotrophicus DNA includes these proteins:
- the hyfB gene encoding hydrogenase 4 subunit B, which produces MNSFTHPASWVHLDWVLVVVLAWLLIGVIGVLALRRFRFVAVVLFPVGAFFSILLMAVALSAAFSDPETAILPLGLPQLPFHLRLDSLSAYFLLLIGGVSAGVSTFAAGYFRQGEGTPPGLICLEYHVFLASIAMVVMADDAYVFMVVWETMAFSSFFLVMANHRIPEIRHAGYLYMLVAHIGALGILLCFGLLQANTGDYTFANMRAQHLTPFWGSVAFVLAVFGFGAKAGLFPLHVWLPEAHPAAPSPFSALMSGVMLKIALYGILRVSFDLLQEPIWWWGVLLMALGLISALFGVVFSTVQVEMKRLLAYSSIENIGLICAGLGLSLLFAAYGMKALSALALTASMYHMLAHAFFKSLLFCSTGAVMHATGERSLGKLGGLMRYMPWVAWPTLMGVLACAGLPPFGGFIAEWLLLQSFLFTTGLPSSFLDMLVPVMAALIALIAALSGYAMVKYFGVIFLGQPREENLSHAHDSGPWERLGMIWLVMGCVVLGLFPNHVIAVIDPVTQLLVGAGLAHTVADSGWLLVPVNVDRASYAPAIFLLGVLISFGLAFLLVRKFYHGRMRRVPPWDCGYPWQTARMQDTAEGFGQPIRQIFEPFFRMKRQLPNAFDEHPSYKVTLEDPLWYWLYLPVANLVERISRIIGLLQQGRIAVYLMYSFVTLIVVLLVVKR; this is translated from the coding sequence ATGAACAGTTTTACCCATCCTGCCTCTTGGGTCCATTTGGATTGGGTGCTGGTTGTTGTGCTGGCTTGGTTGCTCATTGGGGTGATCGGGGTGCTGGCCTTGCGCCGTTTTCGGTTTGTCGCCGTAGTGTTATTTCCGGTAGGCGCATTTTTTTCGATACTGTTGATGGCGGTGGCGCTGAGCGCGGCTTTCAGTGACCCCGAAACAGCCATCCTGCCCTTAGGGTTGCCACAGTTGCCTTTCCATTTGCGACTGGACAGTCTTTCTGCTTATTTTCTGCTTTTGATTGGTGGTGTCTCCGCCGGGGTGTCGACGTTTGCGGCAGGCTATTTTCGGCAAGGGGAAGGCACACCGCCGGGGCTGATATGCCTGGAGTACCACGTGTTTCTGGCCAGTATTGCCATGGTGGTGATGGCCGATGATGCTTATGTGTTCATGGTGGTGTGGGAAACCATGGCGTTTTCGTCCTTCTTTTTGGTGATGGCCAATCACCGCATTCCTGAAATACGACACGCTGGTTACTTGTATATGTTGGTAGCCCATATTGGTGCTTTGGGTATTTTGTTGTGTTTTGGTTTGCTGCAAGCCAACACCGGGGACTACACCTTTGCCAATATGCGAGCCCAGCACCTGACACCGTTTTGGGGTTCTGTGGCGTTTGTTTTGGCCGTTTTCGGTTTTGGCGCCAAAGCCGGTCTTTTTCCGTTGCATGTTTGGTTACCCGAGGCCCACCCTGCGGCCCCTTCGCCGTTTTCTGCCCTGATGAGTGGCGTGATGCTCAAAATTGCCTTGTATGGCATCTTGCGGGTGAGTTTTGATTTGCTGCAAGAACCCATCTGGTGGTGGGGTGTGCTGCTGATGGCGTTGGGGTTGATCAGTGCTTTGTTTGGTGTGGTTTTTTCTACCGTTCAGGTGGAGATGAAGCGGCTGCTGGCGTATTCATCGATTGAAAACATTGGTCTGATTTGTGCCGGTTTGGGCTTGTCACTGTTGTTTGCTGCCTATGGCATGAAAGCCTTGTCGGCTTTGGCATTGACCGCATCGATGTACCACATGCTGGCGCACGCTTTTTTCAAAAGCTTGTTGTTTTGCAGCACTGGTGCCGTCATGCATGCCACCGGCGAGCGCAGCCTGGGTAAGCTCGGCGGCTTGATGCGGTACATGCCCTGGGTGGCTTGGCCGACCCTGATGGGGGTGCTGGCCTGTGCCGGGTTGCCGCCCTTTGGTGGCTTCATTGCCGAATGGTTGTTGTTGCAAAGCTTTCTGTTTACCACCGGCCTGCCCAGCTCATTTTTGGATATGTTGGTGCCGGTGATGGCTGCATTGATTGCGCTGATTGCTGCACTCTCGGGCTATGCCATGGTCAAGTATTTCGGGGTTATTTTTCTCGGCCAACCGCGCGAAGAAAACTTGTCCCATGCGCATGATTCTGGTCCTTGGGAGCGTTTGGGCATGATTTGGCTGGTGATGGGGTGTGTGGTCTTGGGGCTGTTTCCCAACCATGTTATTGCCGTGATTGACCCGGTTACCCAATTGTTGGTTGGCGCGGGCTTGGCCCATACGGTGGCCGACAGTGGCTGGCTGCTGGTACCGGTGAATGTAGATCGCGCCAGTTACGCGCCGGCGATTTTCCTTCTGGGTGTATTGATCAGTTTTGGTTTGGCCTTCTTGCTGGTGCGCAAGTTCTACCACGGGCGGATGCGGCGGGTGCCGCCATGGGATTGTGGCTACCCCTGGCAGACTGCCCGCATGCAGGATACCGCAGAGGGGTTTGGTCAACCCATCAGGCAGATTTTTGAACCCTTCTTTCGCATGAAACGCCAGTTGCCCAATGCGTTTGACGAGCATCCCAGCTACAAGGTGACATTGGAAGACCCCTTGTGGTACTGGTTGTATTTACCTGTGGCCAATTTGGTTGAGCGTATTTCCAGAATCATCGGTTTGCTGCAGCAGGGCCGGATCGCGGTGTACCTGATGTACAGCTTTGTCACCTTGATTGTGGTGCTGTTGGTGGTGAAGCGATGA
- a CDS encoding respiratory chain complex I subunit 1 family protein — translation MSWLGIFSQLLAMVMALALAPLLTGWVNQWRARLQNKSAPGLLQPYRMLHKLFNKESVMAEHATSFYRTAPYVIFSCMLLACAIIPTLSTDLPLSPAADAIALVGLFALARVFISLAAMDVGTSFGTLGARREMLVGFLAEPALLMVLFCASMITRSTSLTAIVETLAHRELAIYPSLLLAGVAFTMVSLAENARVPVDNPDTHLELTMIHEALILEYSARHLALLEWAASLKLFAYSCIGLALFFPWGVAEAHSPLALMLALPVLVIKLAIGGFLLALIETLSAKMRIFRVPEFLGTAFLMAVIGLLVNVLLGVGA, via the coding sequence ATGAGTTGGCTCGGCATCTTTTCCCAATTGTTGGCCATGGTCATGGCCTTGGCGTTGGCACCTTTGCTCACTGGCTGGGTGAACCAGTGGCGGGCGCGGTTGCAAAACAAGTCGGCACCCGGTTTGTTGCAACCCTATCGGATGTTGCACAAGTTGTTCAACAAGGAATCGGTGATGGCTGAACATGCCACTTCGTTCTATCGCACAGCTCCCTATGTGATTTTCAGTTGTATGCTGCTGGCCTGCGCCATCATTCCCACGCTGTCCACTGACTTGCCGTTGTCGCCAGCGGCAGATGCCATTGCTCTGGTCGGTTTGTTTGCCCTGGCGCGCGTGTTTATCTCGTTGGCGGCGATGGATGTAGGTACCTCGTTTGGCACGTTGGGTGCACGTCGTGAAATGCTGGTGGGTTTTTTGGCTGAGCCAGCCTTGTTGATGGTGTTGTTTTGTGCCTCCATGATTACCCGCTCAACCTCTTTGACCGCCATTGTGGAAACCCTGGCGCACCGCGAGTTGGCCATATACCCCAGCTTGTTGTTGGCTGGGGTGGCGTTCACCATGGTGTCATTGGCTGAAAACGCACGGGTTCCGGTGGACAACCCGGATACCCATCTGGAACTTACCATGATCCATGAGGCCTTGATTCTGGAATATTCGGCCCGCCATCTGGCTTTGCTCGAATGGGCTGCCAGCTTGAAGCTGTTTGCATATTCCTGTATCGGTCTTGCCCTGTTTTTTCCATGGGGTGTCGCTGAGGCGCATTCCCCGCTGGCCCTGATGCTGGCCTTGCCGGTGCTGGTGATCAAGTTGGCCATTGGCGGCTTTTTGTTGGCCTTGATTGAGACCCTGAGCGCCAAGATGCGTATTTTTCGGGTACCCGAATTTTTGGGCACCGCCTTTCTGATGGCTGTGATTGGTTTGCTGGTGAATGTGCTGCTGGGGGTAGGCGCATGA
- a CDS encoding transglutaminase-like domain-containing protein gives MITVHTQARRAFLKNMAVTTAAAALPAVHFAQGSPLAERRFAPQAGTWRTFEVTTRVNIIKPQGVTRLWLPVPSVNTDWQRSLESVFSSNGKTRMLADEHYGARMLYAEFAESETKPFVELTSRIQTQNRSVDWAHKQNDAEEPATLTYWTQATSLLPTDGIVRKTAMEAIRGSKTDVEKAQKLYDWIVLNTFREPKVQGCGEGDIQTMLETGNLSGKCADLNALFVGLCRSVGLPARDVYGLRLAPSAFGYKQLGGNPASLQGAQHCRAEVYLKNHGWVAMDPADVTKVMRHEAPEWIKSANHPVVAPVNKALFGSWEGNWMAYNMAHDVKLPNSIGSKLGFLMYPIAENASGRLNSYAPDDFKYQISAREMTM, from the coding sequence ATGATCACCGTTCACACACAGGCGCGCCGCGCTTTTCTGAAAAATATGGCGGTAACCACTGCTGCTGCAGCATTGCCCGCTGTTCATTTCGCCCAAGGCAGCCCACTTGCAGAGCGCAGGTTTGCGCCACAGGCCGGTACTTGGCGCACTTTTGAGGTCACCACCCGGGTCAACATCATCAAACCCCAAGGTGTCACACGCCTGTGGCTACCGGTTCCCTCAGTCAATACGGACTGGCAAAGATCTCTCGAAAGCGTCTTTTCCAGCAATGGCAAAACCAGGATGCTTGCTGATGAGCACTATGGCGCGCGCATGTTGTATGCCGAGTTTGCCGAGAGTGAAACCAAGCCTTTTGTCGAACTGACTAGCCGGATCCAGACCCAGAATCGCTCTGTTGACTGGGCACACAAGCAGAACGATGCCGAAGAGCCGGCTACGTTGACATACTGGACCCAAGCCACCAGTTTGCTGCCCACGGACGGTATCGTGCGCAAAACGGCAATGGAAGCCATTCGGGGTTCAAAAACGGATGTTGAAAAAGCCCAAAAGCTCTATGACTGGATTGTTCTCAACACCTTCCGCGAGCCCAAAGTACAAGGCTGCGGCGAAGGCGATATCCAAACCATGCTGGAAACCGGTAATTTGAGCGGCAAGTGTGCCGATCTGAATGCGCTTTTCGTCGGGTTGTGCCGGTCTGTTGGCCTGCCCGCCCGTGATGTCTACGGTCTGCGCCTGGCCCCCTCGGCTTTTGGCTACAAGCAGTTGGGTGGCAACCCTGCCAGCCTGCAAGGTGCGCAACACTGCAGAGCCGAGGTGTACCTGAAAAATCATGGCTGGGTGGCCATGGACCCCGCTGACGTGACCAAAGTTATGCGTCATGAAGCACCGGAGTGGATCAAGTCGGCCAACCATCCTGTGGTGGCACCTGTCAACAAGGCCTTGTTTGGCAGCTGGGAGGGTAACTGGATGGCCTATAACATGGCCCACGACGTGAAGCTGCCCAATTCCATAGGGTCTAAGCTGGGGTTTCTGATGTATCCGATAGCTGAGAATGCTTCTGGACGATTAAATTCCTACGCACCGGATGACTTCAAATACCAGATCAGCGCCCGCGAAATGACCATGTAG
- a CDS encoding NADH-quinone oxidoreductase subunit C gives MQISELDLEFAVLNAPVPMGFAPVNAEQWLTIASVVHDEGGRLLALWAGAVAQAGAASPEPHDTACMCAAYVTLEGVFWIALPLAQRDGQWIYPDISDLFPAAIRMQRAAADLSGVHAQGAHDTRAWLNHGAWPADHHPLQHNAEQWPQRVPTALVNYPFVHVDGDGVHEIPVGPVHAGIIEPGHFRFSVVGEKVLRLEQRLGYTHKGVELRMTQLTPLQAVRLAGRVSGDSTVAYAWAYCMALESATQTTIPVRAAWLRAIMLERERVAAHLGDLGALGNDAAFAFGLAQFSRLREDWLRGSQKVWGHRLMMDGIVPGGVRVDIDRTQKDQLIQLCDAIEKEVRTLYDIYEAHAGLQDRFMTTGRVLPELASRLGLTGLAGRASSQVWDVRCDHPFVPYNQLQVKIATHHNGDVAARVSVRFDEVFESMRLIRRMLDALPAGDIACPVILSQEASRGAGWVEGWRGELFVALELAGAEENHRILHCHLHDPSWQNWPVLEHAIMGNIVPDFPLINKSFNLSYSGQDL, from the coding sequence ATGCAAATCTCTGAGCTGGACCTTGAATTTGCCGTGTTGAACGCTCCCGTTCCGATGGGATTTGCCCCTGTTAATGCTGAACAGTGGCTGACAATAGCCTCAGTAGTGCACGACGAAGGCGGGCGTTTGCTGGCGCTGTGGGCTGGTGCTGTGGCGCAAGCCGGTGCAGCATCCCCAGAGCCGCATGACACCGCCTGCATGTGCGCTGCCTACGTGACACTCGAAGGCGTGTTCTGGATTGCTTTGCCCTTGGCCCAACGAGATGGGCAATGGATTTACCCGGATATTTCAGACCTTTTTCCGGCAGCTATACGCATGCAGCGTGCTGCCGCCGATTTGTCCGGTGTACACGCCCAAGGCGCGCATGACACGCGAGCCTGGCTCAACCATGGCGCTTGGCCTGCTGACCATCACCCGCTGCAGCACAACGCAGAACAGTGGCCGCAGCGGGTACCAACCGCACTGGTGAACTACCCCTTTGTTCATGTTGATGGGGATGGTGTGCATGAAATTCCGGTGGGCCCGGTGCATGCGGGCATCATTGAGCCAGGACATTTCAGGTTTTCGGTGGTGGGTGAAAAAGTGCTGCGGTTGGAGCAGCGCTTGGGCTACACCCACAAAGGGGTTGAACTGCGCATGACGCAGTTGACCCCTTTGCAGGCCGTGCGTCTGGCGGGGCGCGTCTCCGGTGACAGCACGGTGGCCTACGCCTGGGCTTATTGCATGGCCCTGGAGTCAGCCACGCAAACCACCATTCCGGTACGTGCGGCCTGGTTGCGCGCCATCATGCTGGAGCGTGAGCGGGTGGCAGCCCATCTGGGTGACCTCGGTGCCTTGGGCAATGATGCGGCTTTTGCTTTTGGTCTGGCGCAGTTTTCGCGCTTGCGTGAAGACTGGCTACGCGGCTCTCAGAAGGTGTGGGGTCATCGTTTGATGATGGACGGTATCGTGCCCGGTGGTGTTCGTGTGGACATTGACCGCACCCAAAAAGACCAGTTGATTCAGTTGTGTGATGCTATTGAGAAAGAAGTGCGCACCCTGTATGACATTTACGAGGCGCATGCCGGTTTGCAAGATCGCTTCATGACCACCGGCCGGGTGTTGCCTGAACTGGCCTCGCGCCTGGGACTGACCGGCTTGGCCGGGCGCGCCAGCAGCCAGGTGTGGGACGTGCGCTGTGATCACCCCTTTGTGCCTTACAACCAACTGCAGGTCAAGATCGCCACCCATCACAATGGTGATGTGGCCGCACGTGTGTCGGTGCGGTTTGACGAAGTGTTTGAATCCATGCGCTTGATTCGCCGCATGCTTGATGCGCTGCCAGCCGGTGACATCGCTTGCCCGGTGATCCTGTCCCAGGAGGCCTCGCGTGGTGCCGGTTGGGTGGAGGGATGGCGCGGGGAATTGTTTGTGGCACTTGAATTGGCTGGGGCCGAGGAAAACCACCGCATTCTGCACTGCCATTTGCACGACCCCTCATGGCAAAACTGGCCGGTGCTGGAGCACGCCATCATGGGCAACATCGTGCCGGACTTTCCGCTCATCAACAAGTCGTTCAACTTGAGCTACTCGGGGCAAGACCTATGA
- a CDS encoding TlpA family protein disulfide reductase: MTLPPQASTVDAKTDLAGFSWPMVLLRYWAWLDRVPLILQARVMTCFLRMVYKTRAWGLVLAMLAASPCVWAQGYEVMPWTARKSVPELEGVDLQGQVWHLADLRGKVVLINFWASWCEPCRAEMPSLQSLAQFYGPEKLLVLAVNFKESAAIAQRYVQRTDFALPVLLDPAGAIAHAWGVKVFPTTVLVAANGQVRHLVRGELDWTGLQAAKLVEPLLDKKSQLSR; this comes from the coding sequence ATGACATTACCCCCTCAAGCCTCTACGGTCGATGCCAAGACCGATTTAGCCGGATTCTCCTGGCCAATGGTGTTACTGCGTTACTGGGCATGGCTGGATAGGGTGCCTCTGATCCTGCAAGCACGCGTCATGACATGCTTCTTGCGCATGGTTTACAAAACACGTGCTTGGGGCCTGGTCTTGGCCATGCTGGCCGCAAGCCCATGTGTGTGGGCTCAGGGTTATGAGGTGATGCCCTGGACTGCACGCAAATCTGTTCCAGAACTGGAAGGAGTTGACCTCCAGGGGCAGGTCTGGCATCTGGCGGACTTGCGTGGCAAGGTCGTATTGATCAATTTCTGGGCCAGCTGGTGTGAACCTTGCCGGGCTGAAATGCCCTCACTTCAGTCCTTGGCCCAGTTCTATGGCCCTGAAAAGCTGCTGGTGCTGGCAGTGAACTTCAAGGAATCCGCCGCTATTGCACAGCGTTATGTGCAGCGCACCGATTTTGCCTTGCCAGTTTTGCTGGATCCTGCGGGGGCGATAGCGCATGCGTGGGGAGTCAAGGTGTTCCCTACAACGGTGCTGGTGGCAGCCAATGGTCAGGTGCGTCATCTGGTGCGTGGTGAGCTGGATTGGACGGGCCTGCAAGCTGCCAAGCTGGTAGAACCATTGTTGGACAAAAAGAGCCAGCTCAGCCGCTAA
- a CDS encoding SHOCT domain-containing protein translates to MAQLSPAGIHAVQDIAQRHSFSFDAVQTMLTSVINGNGSMAQFSHYEFGGSGQWMQGGMTMIGDMFNNNLKGRVDNLCAELSRLISNQPDLIRTGSFQSQTQNGNTSYNNFGGVSGDNTNSLFVAAPAQANWWGPDLKWPNSSGGQNGMRYAWFSQAHRLAIESNGQVIIYDTLDHNIGGVSQQQSGGYSVTFSSQYGYVDLSRLPVISINGQPPLPPAPNFTPNDTPSHSHTIQNAYAPVNHAVSSSGDHHDIFASIEKLAALQSRGILSEQEYASKKAELLSRL, encoded by the coding sequence ATGGCTCAACTTTCCCCCGCTGGCATCCATGCCGTACAAGACATTGCCCAGCGCCACAGCTTCAGCTTTGATGCCGTACAAACCATGCTCACTTCCGTGATCAACGGCAACGGCAGCATGGCGCAGTTCAGCCACTATGAATTTGGTGGCTCCGGCCAGTGGATGCAAGGGGGCATGACCATGATTGGCGACATGTTCAACAACAACCTGAAGGGCCGGGTTGACAACCTGTGCGCTGAGTTGTCTCGCCTGATCTCCAACCAGCCCGATCTGATTCGCACCGGCAGCTTCCAGAGCCAGACCCAAAATGGCAACACGTCTTACAACAACTTTGGCGGCGTATCAGGCGACAACACCAACAGCCTGTTTGTTGCGGCACCGGCGCAAGCCAACTGGTGGGGCCCCGATCTGAAATGGCCGAACAGTTCCGGTGGTCAAAATGGCATGCGGTACGCCTGGTTTTCACAAGCCCACCGTCTCGCCATTGAATCCAACGGTCAGGTCATTATTTATGACACACTGGATCACAACATTGGCGGGGTCTCGCAGCAGCAAAGTGGTGGCTACTCGGTGACGTTTTCAAGCCAATATGGCTATGTGGATTTGTCACGTCTGCCGGTAATCAGCATCAATGGCCAGCCGCCATTGCCCCCAGCACCAAACTTCACCCCAAACGACACACCAAGCCACAGCCACACGATCCAGAATGCTTATGCACCCGTGAACCATGCCGTGTCTTCCTCGGGTGACCATCATGATATTTTTGCAAGCATTGAAAAACTCGCGGCACTGCAAAGCCGCGGCATTTTGAGCGAGCAGGAATACGCCAGCAAAAAGGCGGAACTACTCAGCCGCCTGTAG
- a CDS encoding NADH-quinone oxidoreductase subunit B family protein: MWKIVKQIAQTGTCSEAAPDIGEENALEASKIQRELLSILGQALSIREVDAGSCNGCELEINALGNPYYNLEGLGIKFVASPRHADMLLVTGPVSRNMETALRRTYEATPEPKLVVAVGDCACDGGIFGESYATCGRVANVIPVDEVVPGCPPPPLEILRGILKAVRRRVQ; encoded by the coding sequence ATCTGGAAAATCGTCAAACAGATCGCCCAAACCGGTACGTGCAGCGAAGCTGCGCCAGATATTGGTGAGGAAAATGCCCTTGAGGCCTCAAAAATACAGCGTGAGCTGCTCTCAATTTTGGGGCAAGCGTTGAGCATTCGTGAAGTGGATGCGGGCTCTTGCAACGGCTGCGAGCTGGAGATCAATGCCCTTGGCAACCCCTACTACAACCTGGAAGGTCTGGGCATCAAGTTTGTCGCCAGCCCGCGTCATGCCGACATGTTGTTGGTCACCGGCCCGGTGTCGCGCAACATGGAAACCGCCCTGAGGCGCACTTATGAGGCTACCCCCGAACCCAAACTGGTGGTGGCTGTGGGTGACTGTGCCTGTGACGGCGGTATCTTCGGTGAGAGTTATGCCACCTGTGGCCGGGTGGCGAATGTGATTCCGGTGGATGAAGTTGTTCCAGGCTGCCCGCCACCGCCGCTGGAGATTTTGCGTGGCATTCTCAAAGCGGTGCGGCGGCGTGTCCAGTAA
- a CDS encoding formate hydrogenlyase, producing the protein MFKFAPQLINLFATLILLLSFAMISQRRIVSLINLFMIQGAALVAASFLLGYATNQPDLYVSGGLTLVLKVIFIPWMLHRLIRRLNVRWDVETLFNIPTTMLVGIALVIFAFSLALPVSRLSYSIAGGSLGIALACVFLSFMMMITRSKAVPQVIGFLSMENGLIFAATTVTNGMPMIVEFGIALDVLVGVLILGVFMFQIREKFDSLDIHNLEALKED; encoded by the coding sequence ATGTTCAAATTTGCCCCGCAGTTGATCAACCTGTTTGCTACGCTGATTTTGCTGCTGTCGTTTGCCATGATTTCGCAGCGGCGTATTGTTTCGCTGATCAATCTGTTCATGATTCAGGGGGCGGCACTGGTGGCCGCTTCATTTTTGCTGGGTTATGCGACAAATCAGCCGGATTTGTATGTTTCTGGTGGACTCACTCTGGTGCTCAAGGTGATTTTTATTCCCTGGATGCTGCACCGTCTGATTCGCCGGCTTAATGTGCGCTGGGATGTGGAAACCCTGTTCAATATCCCCACCACCATGTTGGTGGGGATTGCGCTGGTGATTTTTGCCTTCAGTCTGGCGCTGCCGGTGTCACGTTTGTCTTATTCCATTGCCGGAGGCTCCTTGGGCATTGCACTGGCCTGCGTGTTTTTGTCGTTCATGATGATGATCACCCGCTCCAAAGCTGTGCCACAGGTGATTGGCTTTTTGTCCATGGAAAACGGTCTGATTTTTGCCGCCACCACCGTCACCAATGGCATGCCGATGATTGTGGAGTTCGGCATTGCGCTGGACGTGTTGGTGGGTGTATTGATTTTGGGTGTGTTCATGTTCCAGATTCGCGAAAAGTTTGACAGTCTGGATATTCACAACCTTGAAGCCCTCAAGGAAGACTGA
- a CDS encoding cytochrome b, translating into MHPSSTPHYDVLSRAFHWITAIVVTIAFILGPGGFGRLMRQGMDPATHIDIVWHETLGMLVLVLTVLRLLWVALRPAAPQIPMAPRIHMMAKLMHLALWTLLLLLPITALLALGGKAHPLTLLGGVRIDQIPLMTNSALAKLLDWGDVHGLLGDAIMWLAGLHAAAAIYHHMVLKDGVLSTMLPPKKPR; encoded by the coding sequence ATGCACCCATCTTCCACACCCCATTACGATGTCCTCAGTCGGGCTTTTCACTGGATCACCGCCATTGTTGTGACCATTGCCTTCATCCTAGGGCCAGGTGGCTTCGGCCGGCTGATGCGACAAGGCATGGACCCCGCGACCCACATCGACATCGTCTGGCACGAAACCTTGGGAATGTTGGTTCTGGTATTGACCGTGTTGCGCTTGCTCTGGGTGGCTCTGCGACCGGCCGCACCGCAGATTCCCATGGCACCTCGAATACACATGATGGCCAAGCTGATGCACTTGGCACTGTGGACTCTTTTGCTGCTTCTACCAATCACCGCCCTCCTGGCACTGGGTGGCAAAGCCCATCCGCTGACACTGCTGGGTGGTGTACGCATCGACCAGATCCCGTTGATGACCAACTCAGCACTTGCAAAACTACTGGACTGGGGTGATGTACACGGACTCCTGGGGGATGCCATCATGTGGCTGGCTGGCTTGCACGCTGCTGCAGCGATCTACCACCACATGGTTCTCAAGGATGGTGTTTTATCGACCATGTTGCCCCCGAAAAAGCCGCGTTGA
- a CDS encoding hydrogenase 4 subunit F: protein MYTLFFVLGVPLWGGLVLALIGHRAYARDINVAFSLATFLAACALTVQIINNGPQLFWHDQFFIDPLNVFLVTLTAFVSLTTAIFSRPYMRIEQDHGKMTAPRMRLYHSMYQLFSFTMLLGFTTNNLGIIWVAMEAATLTTVLLVSVYRTSASLEAAWKYFILCGVGIAQALFGTILLYMAADKALGAEHATLLWTNLDQIKGQLDPTIITLAFVFLLIGYGTKIGLVPLHSWLPDAHAEGPTPVSAVLSGLLLNVAMYAVLRCKVLTDGALGTPMAGQLMMGFGLLSVTVAAFFLSRQKDVKRMFSYSSIEHMGMITFAFGMGGPVANFAGLLHMTVHSLVKSAIFFTVGHATQKAKTQVMSEIRGLIKVNPTVGWGLMLGVMAILGMPPFGVFASEFLILTTAMREQPWAAPFLFLALGVAFASILIRVLPMVFGDTTLKPLAHPPALVPVFVHLVLALALGLYIPPYLNGWYVQAASMLGG, encoded by the coding sequence ATGTACACACTGTTTTTTGTCCTGGGTGTGCCACTTTGGGGTGGATTGGTTTTGGCCTTGATCGGTCACCGCGCCTATGCCCGCGACATCAATGTCGCATTCAGTCTGGCGACGTTTCTGGCCGCTTGTGCACTGACAGTGCAAATCATCAACAACGGCCCGCAATTGTTTTGGCATGACCAGTTTTTTATTGATCCGCTGAATGTTTTTCTGGTGACCTTGACCGCCTTTGTCAGCCTCACCACAGCCATTTTTTCTCGCCCCTACATGCGTATTGAGCAAGACCACGGCAAGATGACTGCGCCGCGCATGCGGCTCTATCACAGCATGTACCAGCTGTTCAGCTTTACCATGTTGCTGGGCTTTACCACCAATAATCTGGGCATCATCTGGGTCGCCATGGAAGCTGCCACGCTGACGACCGTGCTGCTGGTGTCGGTCTACCGCACCTCGGCCAGTCTGGAAGCTGCCTGGAAGTATTTCATTCTGTGTGGCGTGGGCATTGCGCAAGCCCTGTTTGGCACCATCCTGCTGTACATGGCGGCAGACAAAGCCCTGGGGGCCGAACACGCCACCTTGCTGTGGACCAATCTGGATCAGATCAAGGGCCAGCTTGACCCCACCATCATCACCCTGGCGTTTGTGTTTTTGCTGATTGGCTACGGCACCAAAATCGGCCTGGTGCCGCTGCACAGCTGGTTGCCCGATGCCCATGCCGAAGGCCCCACGCCGGTGTCGGCGGTGCTTTCCGGCTTGTTGCTCAACGTGGCCATGTACGCGGTGCTGCGCTGCAAGGTGCTGACCGACGGTGCTTTGGGCACGCCGATGGCCGGGCAATTGATGATGGGTTTTGGGCTCTTGTCAGTCACCGTGGCGGCGTTCTTTTTGTCGCGGCAAAAAGATGTCAAACGTATGTTTTCTTACTCCAGCATCGAGCACATGGGCATGATCACCTTTGCCTTCGGCATGGGTGGGCCGGTGGCCAACTTTGCCGGCTTGTTGCACATGACGGTGCACTCGCTGGTGAAATCGGCCATCTTCTTCACCGTGGGGCATGCTACGCAAAAAGCCAAAACCCAGGTGATGAGTGAGATTCGCGGTCTGATCAAAGTCAACCCCACCGTCGGCTGGGGCTTGATGCTGGGTGTGATGGCGATTCTGGGCATGCCGCCGTTTGGCGTGTTTGCCAGCGAGTTTCTGATTTTGACCACTGCCATGCGTGAGCAGCCTTGGGCGGCCCCGTTCCTGTTTCTGGCGCTGGGCGTGGCCTTTGCCTCGATTTTGATTCGCGTCCTGCCGATGGTGTTTGGTGACACCACGCTCAAGCCCCTGGCTCATCCGCCAGCCTTGGTGCCGGTGTTTGTTCACCTGGTTCTGGCGCTGGCGTTGGGCCTGTACATACCGCCCTATCTGAACGGCTGGTATGTGCAGGCGGCCAGCATGTTGGGAGGTTAA